The Kineothrix sp. IPX-CK genomic interval GTCTTACAAATGGTAAGACCGATTCCCATGCCTCTGGAGCTGTCGGCAGAGGAATTGCCGGTATAGGCAGTTCCGCTGAAAATGGTGGACAGCCGCTCAGGGGAGATTCCGATGCCGTAATCTCTAACATGGAAGGTGACGAAATCAGGGGTCTCGTCCACGTAGCATTCGATGGGCAAATCACTCTTAGAATGGAGAGCGGCATTTTCCAGAAGGTTGATGAGAACCTGCTCGATTAAAATGGCATCCATGGGAATCATAATGAGCTCGTCGGGAACGTGTACGGAAAGCTGTGTATCGGGCAGCCTCTTTTTCAGACGGATGATAGCCTCTGAAATCACTTCCTCCACAGATTCATAGGACTTGTTGACATTGGCTACGCCGTCCTGAATACGGGTGACAGAGAGAAGATTTTCCACCATGTTGAGGAGCCAGTTGGAATCCTCGTAAATATGGGAAACCAACTCCTTCTTCTGATCTTCATTCAAAACCGCTTCGTTGGTAATATAAGAAGCGCTGGCACCGATGATGCTGGTGAGTGGGGTTCTAAGATCGTGGGAAATGGCGCGCAGCAAATTAGCACGCATTTTCTCCTTCTCCGCCTCGACCAGCAGCTTTTCCCTATCGGCGAGCATCTGCATCTGATTTCTCATGTTGTTGGTAACGGCGCTTGTTGTAAGGGCTACGGCAAGCATTCCGAGAAAGGTGACCGGATAGCCGGACAGCGTGAAATTCAGCGAATAATATGGATAGGTGAAGAAATAATTGATACAGATAACACCTGCCAGTGAGGCGAAGATGCCCCAGAAATAGCCTTCCGTCTTCCTCGAAATCAGCACTAAGGCTATGACGTATAATAGTACGATGTTGGCAGCGTTCTGTGATATTCTCCAATAGACGAAGGAAAGGAGCGTTGCCAGAACCAGCAGAAAGAACGTAACTGACACGTTGGTAAATTTCTCTTTATATATTTTATATAAGCGTGTATCTTTGGAAAAGAATTTGTGATAAACTGTCATATATTAAATCCTCATAGGGCATACACTATTGTGATATTTTCTTTTATTATACATCATTTATAAGAGACAAAACAATGAAAGTATTTAAAATACTTAAAATACATTAACAGAAGGGAATGGCTATGGCTTATTCGGAATTGTATCAAAAAATTTATGAGGTGGTGGCAAAGATACCGGAGGGACGGGTCGCCACCTATGGACAAATTGCCTGGCTTGTGGGAAAGCCCCGTGCACCGCGTATTATCGGATATGCCATGAACCGAGCTCCTGCAGAACTCGAGCTTCCCTGTCACAGGGTGGTTAATCGGTTAGGAGAGATGGCGCCCCTGCATGCCTTCGGAGGGCAGGATTTCCAGCGCTTTATGCTGGAGGAGGAGGGTGTCATTTTCTTAGAAAATGGTTGCATCGATTTAGAAAAAAGTCAGTGGAGACCGGAATCGGAGAAAATTTCGCAAAGCGAAGAGACAATACGTGATTTTGGGATATAATAGAACAAAAGGATGTCCCTTTCTATGTTGAAGCTCATAGTCTTGGAACACCCTTCTTAAGATACCGGTACGACAATACGAAGATTTCATTTAATTCCGCATCTGATATTATTTCTTAATTCTTATCGTTCGCCCATCCGAATTTGTCGAAGATATAGAACAAAAGCGACAAAATCATGCCCACGATGGCCGCCAGTACCATACCTGTAAGCGTAACATTGAAGATACTTAAGGCAATGCCGGAAAGTCCTACGACAAAAACCACAGAGGTAAGCGTCAGGTTACGGCTTCCGCTGTAATCTACCCGTCCGTCCACGATAATACGGATACCGGAAGCTCCGATGGTGCCGTATAAGAGGAAGGAGATGCCGCCGATAACAGGGCCGGGAATGGTCTGAATCAATGCGGCAACGGGGCCTATGAAGGAAGCGATAATCGAGAGAATAGCTGCGCCTGCGATTACCTGGATGGAATAAACCTTAGTCATTGCCATAACGCCGATGTTCTCACCGTAGGTAGTGGTAGGTACGGCACCGACGAAGCCGGATATCATGGTAGAAAAACCGTCTGCGAATAAGGAACGGTGAAGCCCCGGGTCCTTGAGGAGGTCACGTTCTACTATCTTACTCGTTACGATTTGGTGGCCGATGTGCTCGGAAGCGACAACCAGGATAACGGGAAGAATCATTACGATGGCTTCCAGGTTAAAGCGGGGAGCCTGGAAATTCGGCATTACGAACAAGCTGGCATGAAGCGCGTCAGAAACTGTTCCGGGCGCAAGGACACCAGTGAACAGTGCGGTGACATAGCCTGCAATAATCGCTATTAAAATGGGGATAACAGCGAAGAATTTTTTGAAGAGCACATTTCCGAATACGGCGAATGCCAGAGTAACCACAAATACGATTGCATTTTTAGAATCCACAGTACCGTCCGCACCGGGAAGAATTCCGGCGGTAGAAGCAGCGGTTCCGGCCAGTTCCAAACCGATGAGAGCGACGACAGGACCCATAGCAGCGGCAGGAAGTACGACATCGATCCACTTGATGCCGAACTTGTAAATAACAAAAGAAAGAATACACAGTGCTAAACCTACTGCGATGAACCCTCCCAGGGCGTCCTGATAACCCCATTTGGACATGACCAGACCTGCCGGCGCAAGAAAAGCAAAGCTGGAACCGAGATATGCGGGTGCTTTGCCTTTGGTAATAAGGAAAAATAGTAACGTGCCGATACCGTTCATTAACAGTACGACGGATGGATTGATTTGGAAGATAATAGGTACTAATACGGATGCTCCGAACATGGCGAACATGTGCTGCAGAGACAGCGGAACAAGGAGACTGACCGGTACCTTATCTTCGATCTGAATGATTTTTTTGCTTTCCAAGAAAAGACCTCCCTCTTTATTTTCAAAAAAGTATAACACATGACTTGACATATTTCTACAACAAATTTAACAAAAGTGAGAAAAGTTAAGAAGGGTTGTGAGGGGAAAGGCGCAATATTTTTTGCAGTGGAGTTATTATTCGATTACGTAGCAGGAGATTCGGGGCGTTGAATTAGGCGCACGCAGTCCCACTCCCAATCCAACGCCTCAAGTCTCTCTATAACCACCAAATTAACCACACAATAAAAATATATTATAAATTAATGAAAGGAGAAATTTTATGAGGAAAGAAATTTATCTGGCAGGAGGCTGTTTTTGGGGAACTGAAAAGTATTTGGAAGATGTCAAAGGGATTCTGGAGACGGAAGTTGGATATGCGAATGGGAATACGGAGAAGCCCAGCTATGAAGAGGTGTGCCACAAGAATACCGGACATGCGGAGACTGTCAGGGTGGTGTATGATGATTCGGTGATTGGGCTTATGTTTTTGCTGGAGCTTTATTATGATGTGATTAATCCGGTGAGCGTGAATCGACAGGGGAATGATGTGGGTTCGCAGTACAGGACCGGTATTTATTATACGGACGATGGGGATGAAAGCATTATTCGTGAATCCATTGACATACTTCAACTAAAATATGCGGAGAAGATCGCAATCGAGGTGAAGCGGCTTGATAACTATTATAGGGCTGAGGAATATCATCAGAAATATTTGGATAAGAATCCTCATGGGTATTGCCATATTGGGGCGGATAAGTTCGAGAAGGCGAAGAATGCGGTGGATGTAAGCCGGAGGTATGTAAAAAGGTCTGAAGAGGAGCTGAAGGAGAGCTTGACAGAGCTTCAGTTCGAGGTGACACAGAATAGTGCTACGGAACGGCCTTTTCATAATGAATATTTTGATGAGTTCAGGGAAGGGATTTATGTGGATATTACTACGGGAGAGCCTCTTTTTCTGTCGGATGATAAGTTTGAATCGGGATGCGGATGGCCTAGTTTTTCTAAGCCTATCGATGCAGCGCTGATCACGGATGCTGTCGATACGAGCTTTGGGAGAGTGAGAACCGAGGTGAGGAGCAGGACCGGGGATGCGCATCTTGGGCATGTATTTGAGGACGGGCCTGCGGATAGGGGAGGACTTAGATATTGTATCAACAGTGCTTCACTTAAGTTTATTCCGAAGGAACGTATGGAGCAGGAAGGATATGGAAAATATTTGAGACTCCTGAAAAAATAAGCAAACAATCGTTGACACAGGATAGGAATAGTGATACATTATTTATATAATTTAACCGTTTAAGCAAACTGTGATTCGGCAGTTTGCTTAAAAAATCCCATTTGATTAAACGGTTAAGCAAATAAAATAACTATAGTAAGGGTGGAGGAAAGGTTGAAAGGAGCATGGGTGTAAAAATGAAGAGAAAAAAAGAAACAGGAAAATTGTTCGCGGTTGGATTTATGACGGCAGGCCTTCTTTTGGCGGGCTGCGGAAACGCTCAGACGCAGGAGACGGGAAATGCAGCGGAAGAGGTGAAGACCGAGGCGGCAGAGGAATCCGTTGCAGCAGAGGAAACAACGTATAAGGTGACCTTTTATGATTCGGACGGTACTACTGTTCTAAAAGAGACGGAAGTAGCAGACGGTGCATTGGCGGAGGAATACTCACCTGAAAAAGAGGGTTATGTTTTTGTGGATTGGTTTGCAACGCCGCAGATGAGCCATAAGTTCGATTTTGGACAGCCGGTAACGGAAGATGTGTCCGCTTTTGCCGGATTCGTTTCCTATAAAGCAGACGAAAGAGAATTTGCCATTGTGGGAAGCGGAACAAGTTCTGCTTTGCTGGAATCCAATTGGGGAACGAGCATTACAGATGTACATAAAATGACGAAGGAAGAGAGCGATTCGGAAAACATTTATACAATTACGCTGGATTTGAATGAGGGAGATGAATTTCAGTTCGCAATAGATACACAGTGGCATAATCAAAGGGGCTATGGCTATCTGGATACCATTTCTTTGGACGGCAGGGATTACTTCTATAATTCAGGAGGTTTAGGGGAAACCAGCACGAAGCGCTCCAATATTAAATGTGCGGTAACAGGCAATTATACCTTTACCCTGACCACTTATCCGGCAGAGGATACCTATGATACAAGCGCCTCTGACTATTCTGAAGAAAGTAAAGAGGGATTCAACGTTAATCCCTATGATAAGATTACATGGACCTATAATGGAGAGGGAACATCAAATGCTGAGGATATGCAGGTAAATTACTACATAAAAGGAGCAGTCGTAACGGGCTGGGAGGATGTTTATTCGGAGGAAACGGAGTTTACGCAGGATGGCGATATATATACGCTGAGCATAGACCTTACAGAAGGAGATGAGTTCATGTTCACATCGATGGTAACAGCAGGAGATGTTTCTACCGTAGGTACGGAATATATTCGTTTTACCAATATTGCTTCTGACGATGCGGATAGTCATTCCTTCGTTTCAGAAGGCGGCGGTGCCAACCTGATTGCCGGACAGGACGGAACCTATACGTTCACCTATGATGTTTCATCCAAGGTGCTTGCGGTGTCCTGCAAATAAAAAGCTTTTTCTATATAAGGATATTATGCTGCTTAAGCGGGGTTCTTAAAAGTGCATATTCGACGCAGGTAATGAGGGCCTCCGCTTTTTCGGCCGACATGGAGGGAGCATAGTACAAGGAAGGATGATTTTCCAGCAGCTTTTGCAGCGTTTGGTCCGTCACAAGGATATTTTCCCCGTCTGTATTGTTAAGCTCACGGAAGTCCTCCACATAGCGGACCTCGGGGAATGCATTCTCAAGATAATGCTGCTTCTGGATATTGGGGGTTTTCAGGGTATAAAGAATGTAAGGCTCTCCCCGGAAAAAAAGGGAAGCCTCCCCGGCAATCCTTCCATAATCGGAATTTATTTGAAAAAATAAGGGGTCCTCAATGAAACAGTCCACAGCTAACAGGGGACTGAAGTTGACATCGCCGATCCGGTGAAAATATTCGGCAGATAAATCATATCCGATGATCGCATCCGCATTGTCGAATTGTTCCGTATAATTATCGCTCAGATATATGAGATCGTAGTTCTTTTCGTGAAGAAAGGACGACAGAAAATGAATAAAACACATTTGTTCCGCTTTGTTTAAGACAGAAGCATCGGGAGTAAGATAGAGGGCTATCATGCGGTTGCGGTTTGTTGCAAGCGCCTGAGCGGACTGGTTAGGTGTATAATCCAAAAGGTTGATGACCTGAAGTACCTTTTTTCTTGTCTGTTCGCTGATACGCATGTCCGTACGCTCATTTAATACGTAAGATACCGTTGCAATGGATACACCGGCCTCCCGCGCAACATCTCTGATTGTGATTTTATTTTTCACTTAAGGTCCCCCTTGTAAGATATTCCTTTTCCGTGTTTGATCAGAATGGGTCTATTCAAAAGTTATATAGAATTTTTCAGTATTTGTCAATAAGCGCCGGTGAAAATTTAGAGAGGATAAAGTATATGAACGAATATGCAATGTTACATATTCCCGATTCCAGATATTGTTTTCCGATAGGAGAAAAGGAATTGGTAATAAGGCTTAGAACGGCAAAGGAGGATGAAGAGACAGAAGTATTTCTGATACACGCATGCAAGTACGATTTTCAGGAAAAACGGGAAAGTTCTGCGATGCATGTAGGGTATAGCGATAGGCTCTATAACTATTATGAAATCAAATTGCAGCTTGAGGATGTGCGGCTGGCATACATTTTCAGGATTGAGAAAAATGGGAAGATATATTACTTCAGCGAAGATGGGATTACCGAAACCTATAATTTTAAAGAGGGATTTTACAATTTTTTTCAGATGCCGTATATTAATAAAAATGATTTGCTGCCTACGGTGGACTGGATGAAAGATGCGGTATTCTACCAGATATTTGTAGACCGGTTTTTTATGGGAGACATAAGAAAGAATCGCGGCTATATCAATATGGAGTGGAACGATAAACCCTTGGCAAAAAGCTTTGCGGGAGGAGACTTAAGGGGAATTATAGAGAAGCTTGATCATATAAAGGAACTTGGGATAACCGCTCTTTACTTAACACCGATTTTCTTGTCTGTATCCAATCATAAATATGATATTATTAGTTACATGCAGATCGATCCTCAGTTTGGTACAGAGGAGGATCTTGAGGAACTGGTAAGGCTGGCTCACGGGAATGGAATCCGGATAGTGCTGGATGCGGTATTTAATCATTGCAGCATGGAGACGGAGCAGTTTCAGGATGTACTTGCTAAAGGGAAAAAATCGGAATACTATGATTGGTTTTTGATTGACGGGGACTATCCGGATACGGAGAAAATAAATTACGAATGCTTTGCTGCCTGCAACTATATGCCGAAACTCAATACGGCGAATGAACAAGTGCAGGAGTTCCTCGTACGGATTGCGGTACATTGGGTAAAAGAATATGATATTGACGGCTGGCGGCTTGATGTATCGGATGAGATCTCTCATGAATTCTGGAGAACCTTCCGCAAGGCAGTCAAGACGGCGAAGCCGGAGGCGGTCATCATCGGGGAGAACTGGCATGATGCGTATCCATATCTCATGGGAGACCAGTATGACAGTATTATGAACTATGCGTTTACCAAAGCATGTTTGGATTATTTTGCAAGAGGAGATCTGGATGCCAGACAGATGGCCTGGAAGTTGAATTCCAATCTGATGAGGAATCTGGAGCAGGTGAACCGGATGATGTTGAATCTGCTGGATTCTCACGATACTCATCGTTTTTTTACAGAAGTGGGGAAAAACAAGGATAAACTGCTGGCGGCACTTGCGCTTGAAATGATATTTATCGGAGCTCCGTGTATCTATTATGGTACGGAAATCTGTCTGGAGGGCGGCTACGATCCTGATTCCCGCCGCTGCTTCAATTGGGAGGAAAGTTCATGGGATGCCGGGTTGATGGAAAAGGTGAAAGCTTTGACCGGATTACGAAAGAGGCCCGAGATTGCGGACGGGGACATAAGGGTAGCAGATAGAGAGAGAATGCTTCTTGTAGAACGGAGCCTACCCGGGAAAAAGTTAAGGCTGCTCATAAATATGACGGAGGAAACTCAGACAGAGCATATGGAAGAAGGAAAAGGGGGCCGGCTTCTTTGCGGTAACCGTGCAAGGTGTGAGACACCGGCCTCGGCAACGGTGGAACGGTGGGGATTCGCAGTTATAGAGATGGAAGAATAGCGTTATGAATAGAAAGATATATGGAAAATGAGGAAGCAAGGTTGAAAGGAGCATGGTTATAAATATGAAGAAGACGAATGCAATGATACTATCGCTCATGTTAACAGCGGTGTTGGGGCTTGTTTCAGGTTGCGGCAACGGAGAGACTGCAAAGGACGAAACGGCAGAAGCAGGCACTCTGACGGAGACTGAGGCGGCATCGGAAGCAGCGCAGGGAAGCTCGGCGTTTACCGGAGAGCTGGAGCAGAATGTGACGATCCGGGTACTGGAAAACGATACGGCAATCGCAAGAGGATATGCAAAGGAACTTCTGGAAGCGTTCAATGAGGCATATGCCGAATACGGAATTACAGCGGTGGATGCCAATATGGATCAGTATTTGGATCTGGCAAATGACGGACCTTATGGCTATGGGCCGGATGTGCTGTATCAGGCGAATGATGTTATTATGCAATATGCACAGGGCAAGCATGTCTATCCGCTCCCGGTGCAGGATCTGGAATGTTATGAGCAGGTGCCGGAGGCCGCGTGGAATGCATATAAGACTGAGGTGGACGGAACAGCTTATTACTGCGGAGTACCGGTAAACGTTCAGGCTCCTATGCTCTACTACAGAAAGGATATGCTGCCTGCAAATTGGGAAACCGATTGGGATAAAGATGGAAACGGTATTTGCGACATCACGGAGAATTGGAGCGATTTATATGCCTTTTCTATAGCCAGACATGAGGAGAACCCTCTTAACTATGGATATATGAAGGCACTTTATGATGTATATTTTTCAGGCGGTTTTCTTTTTTCCTATGGGGGTTACATATTCGGGGACAATAACACGGACCCCGAAGACATTGGATTCTCAGCGGGAGAAGCGGAAAAAGGGGCATGGGTGCTGTCCCAGCTGGCAGGAGCCATGAATGAGGAATGCATTGATAATACGATCAATACTACCGCTTACGGCAAAATAGCGGATGGTACTTATTTTGCCACGCTGTCCACGCCGGACGTTTATTCCACTTTTTTAGAAGAGCTGATTAAGAGCTATAAAAGCGAAGGAATGGATGAAGCAGAAGCAACTGAGCTTGCAAAAGAAAATATGGTGATGGCGCCAGTGCCGAAGCTGCCTGAGAGCGGAGATTTAACCGAAGAAAATCCGGTGTGGATGGATTCTAAGTCGATGGGAGGCGTGAATGGGTATGCGGTCAGTGCTTATACGAAGGCGCCTAATGCCAGTCTTGCCTTTGTTGAATTCGCATCCGGCTATGAAATGATGAAGCTTCGAAATGAACTGCTCGGCGTGGCACCGGCAAGGGAGGATGCTGCGGAGGTATCCGGCGATGTATCCAGACAGCTTTTTGAAAATCTTGAAAACGGAAATATTATCTTGATGCCCTCCATAAGAGAAGTAGCTCAGATGTGGACGCCGGGTGAAACCTTTTTCACAGATATCGCAAAGGATGCGTTCAGAAAACCGGATGAGAAGAAATATCAGGACCTTCCTTCGATGAAGGAGGGACTGGAGCAGGTGGATTCACAGATCCACAATGCGATATTTACCTTGAAATAAGTAATAGTACCATCGATTGACAGGGGCGCATACGGTCGGATAAGACCTTGGCAATCGATGGTAACATTGATAGAGGAAGGATATAGGAAGAAAATGAAAGGGAAAATGAAGCGGGCAGCGGGCTTTTTGAGAGACAGCAGCCCGAATGTGAAGCTGTCCATCGTTATCATGGGCGGAGGTCAGTTCAAATATGGGGCCAGAGGGAAAGGCATATTATTTTTCCTGATCGAGCTAAGTGTCTTCTATTATTTCATTACCAGAGGCTTTGCAGATATTGCCGGTTTCTTCACGCTGGGAACGAGGAAAGGAGACGCCTGGCTTGGTGTTGCCGGAGATAATTCTGTAGTAATGCTTCTGATGGGAATTTTTGCATGGCTGGTACTGGCGGCATTTTTGTATCTCTATGCCATGAATATCGGCGATGTGTATCGTATGCAGAAGAGGCAGGAGCAAGGGAGAAGAATCCTCACCTTTAGGGAAGAGGTTATGCAGCTTCAGGATAAAAAGTTCTATGTAACAGTTCTGATACTGCCTGTGACGGGAGTGTTCGTATTCAACGTTCTTCCCATTATCTTTATGATTCTCATTGCATTTACCAATTACGGCGGGACAGTGGTACCTCCGGAATTGGTAGACTGGGTAGGCTTTGACAATTTTGTAAAGCTCTTATCGCTGTCGCAGTTTGCGCCTACCTTTGTAAAAATCCTCGGCTGGAATCTGTTGTGGGCTGTCGCTGCTACCGCGCTTAATTATTTTGCCGGTCTTGGGCTGGCACTTTTGCTCGAAAAGGACTGTGTGAAGGGTAAAGCGCTCTGGCGTATGTTCCCGGTATTAGCCTATGCGATTCCCGGATTTATTACGCTTATAGCTTTCAAATTCATGTTTTCTTACGGCGGGCCGATCAATCAGCTTATTACTGCGGGGGGAGGAATTGCCATAGGGTTTCTCGATCTGGACGCAAAGTGGACAGCGAGACTAATAGGAATATTGGTAAACTGTTGGATCAGTACTCCTTCCATCATGCTGCTGGCTACCGGGATTCTTTCTAACCGCGATGTCTCGCTGTACGAAGCGGCGAGAATCGACGGAGCGGGGAAGTGGAAGCAATTTTTAAGGATTACCATGCCCTTTGTGTTGTTCTCCACATTGCCGGTACTTATCGGACAGTTTGTAGGAAACTTTAATAACTTCGGCATTTTCTATTTTCTGCGGGGAGGGTTGTATTTGGATGGATATTTCCTTGCCAGCGACACGGATCTGCTGATCAACTGGCTGTATAATCTTTCTATCAATAATAACTATTATTCTCTGGGAGCAGCTATCAGTCTGGTGATTTTTGTCATTACCTCGGTCATATCGTTAACGGTCTATATAAAATCGCCATCTTACAGGGAGGAGGATACATTCCGATGAGAGCAAAGCAAAATAGAAGCAAGGTAAACCTTCTTCATTCATTGGGCAGGATATTCGATATGGGGATCACCTACATCATTTTACTGGCGGTATCCTTTCTTTTTTTCTTTCCTTGCCTGTGGCTGATTCTAGCCTCCTTTTCTGAGTCGGGAACGATTTATTCCTTTGACGGATTTTTCCCCAGGGCGTACAGTCTGGCAAGTTTTCAACGGTTATTTACGGATACTGCTATGTATAATTATCCGAGGTGGTTCACCAATACGCTGT includes:
- a CDS encoding glycoside hydrolase family 13 protein, which codes for MNEYAMLHIPDSRYCFPIGEKELVIRLRTAKEDEETEVFLIHACKYDFQEKRESSAMHVGYSDRLYNYYEIKLQLEDVRLAYIFRIEKNGKIYYFSEDGITETYNFKEGFYNFFQMPYINKNDLLPTVDWMKDAVFYQIFVDRFFMGDIRKNRGYINMEWNDKPLAKSFAGGDLRGIIEKLDHIKELGITALYLTPIFLSVSNHKYDIISYMQIDPQFGTEEDLEELVRLAHGNGIRIVLDAVFNHCSMETEQFQDVLAKGKKSEYYDWFLIDGDYPDTEKINYECFAACNYMPKLNTANEQVQEFLVRIAVHWVKEYDIDGWRLDVSDEISHEFWRTFRKAVKTAKPEAVIIGENWHDAYPYLMGDQYDSIMNYAFTKACLDYFARGDLDARQMAWKLNSNLMRNLEQVNRMMLNLLDSHDTHRFFTEVGKNKDKLLAALALEMIFIGAPCIYYGTEICLEGGYDPDSRRCFNWEESSWDAGLMEKVKALTGLRKRPEIADGDIRVADRERMLLVERSLPGKKLRLLINMTEETQTEHMEEGKGGRLLCGNRARCETPASATVERWGFAVIEMEE
- a CDS encoding sugar ABC transporter permease → MKGKMKRAAGFLRDSSPNVKLSIVIMGGGQFKYGARGKGILFFLIELSVFYYFITRGFADIAGFFTLGTRKGDAWLGVAGDNSVVMLLMGIFAWLVLAAFLYLYAMNIGDVYRMQKRQEQGRRILTFREEVMQLQDKKFYVTVLILPVTGVFVFNVLPIIFMILIAFTNYGGTVVPPELVDWVGFDNFVKLLSLSQFAPTFVKILGWNLLWAVAATALNYFAGLGLALLLEKDCVKGKALWRMFPVLAYAIPGFITLIAFKFMFSYGGPINQLITAGGGIAIGFLDLDAKWTARLIGILVNCWISTPSIMLLATGILSNRDVSLYEAARIDGAGKWKQFLRITMPFVLFSTLPVLIGQFVGNFNNFGIFYFLRGGLYLDGYFLASDTDLLINWLYNLSINNNYYSLGAAISLVIFVITSVISLTVYIKSPSYREEDTFR
- a CDS encoding methylated-DNA--[protein]-cysteine S-methyltransferase, with product MAYSELYQKIYEVVAKIPEGRVATYGQIAWLVGKPRAPRIIGYAMNRAPAELELPCHRVVNRLGEMAPLHAFGGQDFQRFMLEEEGVIFLENGCIDLEKSQWRPESEKISQSEETIRDFGI
- the uraA gene encoding uracil permease; amino-acid sequence: MESKKIIQIEDKVPVSLLVPLSLQHMFAMFGASVLVPIIFQINPSVVLLMNGIGTLLFFLITKGKAPAYLGSSFAFLAPAGLVMSKWGYQDALGGFIAVGLALCILSFVIYKFGIKWIDVVLPAAAMGPVVALIGLELAGTAASTAGILPGADGTVDSKNAIVFVVTLAFAVFGNVLFKKFFAVIPILIAIIAGYVTALFTGVLAPGTVSDALHASLFVMPNFQAPRFNLEAIVMILPVILVVASEHIGHQIVTSKIVERDLLKDPGLHRSLFADGFSTMISGFVGAVPTTTYGENIGVMAMTKVYSIQVIAGAAILSIIASFIGPVAALIQTIPGPVIGGISFLLYGTIGASGIRIIVDGRVDYSGSRNLTLTSVVFVVGLSGIALSIFNVTLTGMVLAAIVGMILSLLFYIFDKFGWANDKN
- a CDS encoding InlB B-repeat-containing protein, with translation MKRKKETGKLFAVGFMTAGLLLAGCGNAQTQETGNAAEEVKTEAAEESVAAEETTYKVTFYDSDGTTVLKETEVADGALAEEYSPEKEGYVFVDWFATPQMSHKFDFGQPVTEDVSAFAGFVSYKADEREFAIVGSGTSSALLESNWGTSITDVHKMTKEESDSENIYTITLDLNEGDEFQFAIDTQWHNQRGYGYLDTISLDGRDYFYNSGGLGETSTKRSNIKCAVTGNYTFTLTTYPAEDTYDTSASDYSEESKEGFNVNPYDKITWTYNGEGTSNAEDMQVNYYIKGAVVTGWEDVYSEETEFTQDGDIYTLSIDLTEGDEFMFTSMVTAGDVSTVGTEYIRFTNIASDDADSHSFVSEGGGANLIAGQDGTYTFTYDVSSKVLAVSCK
- a CDS encoding LacI family DNA-binding transcriptional regulator; the encoded protein is MKNKITIRDVAREAGVSIATVSYVLNERTDMRISEQTRKKVLQVINLLDYTPNQSAQALATNRNRMIALYLTPDASVLNKAEQMCFIHFLSSFLHEKNYDLIYLSDNYTEQFDNADAIIGYDLSAEYFHRIGDVNFSPLLAVDCFIEDPLFFQINSDYGRIAGEASLFFRGEPYILYTLKTPNIQKQHYLENAFPEVRYVEDFRELNNTDGENILVTDQTLQKLLENHPSLYYAPSMSAEKAEALITCVEYALLRTPLKQHNILI
- a CDS encoding sensor histidine kinase, producing MTVYHKFFSKDTRLYKIYKEKFTNVSVTFFLLVLATLLSFVYWRISQNAANIVLLYVIALVLISRKTEGYFWGIFASLAGVICINYFFTYPYYSLNFTLSGYPVTFLGMLAVALTTSAVTNNMRNQMQMLADREKLLVEAEKEKMRANLLRAISHDLRTPLTSIIGASASYITNEAVLNEDQKKELVSHIYEDSNWLLNMVENLLSVTRIQDGVANVNKSYESVEEVISEAIIRLKKRLPDTQLSVHVPDELIMIPMDAILIEQVLINLLENAALHSKSDLPIECYVDETPDFVTFHVRDYGIGISPERLSTIFSGTAYTGNSSADSSRGMGIGLTICKTIITAHKGKIRVKSHDVGTEFYFVLPKA
- a CDS encoding sugar ABC transporter substrate-binding protein, whose protein sequence is MKKTNAMILSLMLTAVLGLVSGCGNGETAKDETAEAGTLTETEAASEAAQGSSAFTGELEQNVTIRVLENDTAIARGYAKELLEAFNEAYAEYGITAVDANMDQYLDLANDGPYGYGPDVLYQANDVIMQYAQGKHVYPLPVQDLECYEQVPEAAWNAYKTEVDGTAYYCGVPVNVQAPMLYYRKDMLPANWETDWDKDGNGICDITENWSDLYAFSIARHEENPLNYGYMKALYDVYFSGGFLFSYGGYIFGDNNTDPEDIGFSAGEAEKGAWVLSQLAGAMNEECIDNTINTTAYGKIADGTYFATLSTPDVYSTFLEELIKSYKSEGMDEAEATELAKENMVMAPVPKLPESGDLTEENPVWMDSKSMGGVNGYAVSAYTKAPNASLAFVEFASGYEMMKLRNELLGVAPAREDAAEVSGDVSRQLFENLENGNIILMPSIREVAQMWTPGETFFTDIAKDAFRKPDEKKYQDLPSMKEGLEQVDSQIHNAIFTLK
- the msrB gene encoding peptide-methionine (R)-S-oxide reductase MsrB; amino-acid sequence: MRKEIYLAGGCFWGTEKYLEDVKGILETEVGYANGNTEKPSYEEVCHKNTGHAETVRVVYDDSVIGLMFLLELYYDVINPVSVNRQGNDVGSQYRTGIYYTDDGDESIIRESIDILQLKYAEKIAIEVKRLDNYYRAEEYHQKYLDKNPHGYCHIGADKFEKAKNAVDVSRRYVKRSEEELKESLTELQFEVTQNSATERPFHNEYFDEFREGIYVDITTGEPLFLSDDKFESGCGWPSFSKPIDAALITDAVDTSFGRVRTEVRSRTGDAHLGHVFEDGPADRGGLRYCINSASLKFIPKERMEQEGYGKYLRLLKK